In one Pseudomonas sp. 31-12 genomic region, the following are encoded:
- a CDS encoding LysR family transcriptional regulator: METPLSNSGNPPLKTSHRAPLTLSGLDFKLLKVFKAVVEAGGFSAAQNELNVGLAAISKQISDLEIRIGMRLCTRGREGFHLTEEGSLVYQASIDLFASVDNFRDRLSSAQNELVGDLGVGVIDNTISDAHSPLVTALRRMNEESPKVRFQLQASQLDEVERGVVEGRLVAGIVPVYQKREEFDYYALYEERSEVYCAVGHPLFSVPDAEIGSHMLKDYEFINHRYAIHRDKLNFAHYDSFSASATQVEAVALLIKTGRFLGFLPQHYAASMVAQGQFRAVRPDLISIVTPFNLILRHNTVRSPLVKAFARALGVDLKAPV; encoded by the coding sequence ATGGAAACCCCACTTTCCAATTCCGGAAACCCGCCGCTGAAAACGTCGCATCGCGCGCCGCTGACCCTCAGTGGGCTGGATTTCAAACTGCTCAAAGTGTTCAAGGCCGTGGTCGAGGCCGGCGGTTTCAGTGCGGCCCAGAACGAGCTGAATGTGGGGCTGGCGGCCATCAGCAAACAGATCTCCGACCTTGAAATCCGCATCGGCATGCGCCTGTGCACCCGAGGCCGGGAAGGTTTTCACCTGACCGAAGAAGGCAGCCTGGTGTATCAGGCGTCCATCGACTTGTTTGCCTCGGTCGACAACTTTCGTGATCGGCTTAGTTCAGCGCAGAATGAACTTGTCGGTGATCTGGGTGTGGGGGTTATTGACAATACAATCTCTGATGCTCATTCGCCGTTAGTTACTGCACTTAGAAGGATGAATGAAGAGTCGCCTAAAGTAAGGTTTCAACTTCAGGCGTCGCAACTGGATGAAGTTGAAAGAGGCGTGGTCGAGGGGCGGTTAGTGGCGGGAATCGTCCCGGTTTATCAGAAGCGTGAAGAGTTTGATTACTACGCGCTCTATGAAGAACGCTCGGAGGTTTACTGCGCGGTCGGCCATCCCTTGTTCTCGGTGCCGGATGCCGAAATCGGCAGCCATATGCTCAAGGATTACGAGTTCATCAACCACCGCTACGCGATTCATCGCGACAAACTGAATTTTGCCCACTACGACAGTTTTTCCGCGTCGGCGACCCAGGTGGAAGCCGTGGCATTGTTGATCAAGACCGGGCGCTTCCTGGGCTTTCTGCCGCAGCATTACGCCGCATCGATGGTGGCTCAGGGGCAATTTCGCGCGGTGCGCCCGGACCTGATCAGCATCGTCACGCCGTTCAATCTGATCCTGCGGCACAACACCGTGCGCAGTCCGCTGGTCAAGGCGTTTGCGCGGGCGTTGGGTGTGGATCTGAAGGCGCCGGTCTAA
- the argH gene encoding argininosuccinate lyase has protein sequence MSQTTDRLWGARFKSGPSEALAALSRCPERYFRLTPYDLAGSKAHARELQRAGLLSEQETLTMLDALQRIGDDFRAGSIAPTLDDEDVHTFIERLLTERLGALGGKLRAGRSRNDQTANDLRLFLRDHVRTLAVEVLALQQALVDQAEQHIESICPGFTHLQQAQPIVFAHHLLAHAQSMLRDVQRLVDWDNRTSLSPLGAAAMAGSAIAHLPQQSAKEMGYSGVCENSIDAVASRDHVAEFLFIASMLGINISRLAEEFCLWSSRQFRWVALDDAYATGSSIMPQKKNPDIAELARGKAGRLIGNLTGLLSTLKSLPLSYNRDLSEDKNGVLDSVDTLLLVLPAMAGMVATMKVNVEELRRQAPLGFTLATEVADWLAVRGVPFKEAHEITGALVQACEKHDIELWEASPALLAEIDPRLKPEVRDSLTLEAAIAARSGWGGTAPQQVREQIGRLKSALAAQHEWTENYQGFRL, from the coding sequence ATGTCTCAAACCACCGACCGTCTCTGGGGTGCGCGCTTCAAAAGCGGCCCGTCCGAAGCCCTGGCGGCCTTGTCCCGTTGCCCTGAGCGCTACTTTCGCCTCACCCCGTATGACCTCGCCGGTTCCAAAGCGCATGCCCGTGAATTGCAACGCGCCGGACTGTTGAGCGAGCAGGAAACCCTGACCATGCTCGATGCGCTGCAGCGCATTGGCGATGACTTCCGCGCTGGCAGCATCGCGCCGACCCTGGATGACGAAGACGTCCACACCTTCATCGAGCGCCTGCTGACCGAACGCCTCGGCGCCCTCGGTGGCAAGCTGCGCGCCGGGCGTTCCCGTAACGACCAGACCGCCAACGACCTGCGTCTGTTCCTGCGCGATCACGTGCGCACCCTGGCCGTTGAAGTGCTGGCCTTGCAGCAAGCGTTGGTGGATCAGGCCGAGCAACACATCGAGAGCATCTGCCCGGGTTTCACTCACCTGCAACAGGCCCAGCCGATTGTCTTCGCCCACCATTTGCTGGCCCACGCGCAATCGATGCTGCGTGACGTGCAACGCTTGGTGGATTGGGACAATCGCACTTCGCTGTCACCACTCGGTGCAGCGGCCATGGCCGGTTCCGCCATCGCGCACCTGCCACAGCAGTCGGCCAAGGAAATGGGCTACAGCGGCGTCTGCGAAAACTCCATCGATGCGGTGGCAAGCCGCGATCACGTCGCCGAGTTCCTGTTTATCGCCAGCATGCTCGGGATCAACATCTCCCGCCTCGCCGAAGAATTCTGCCTGTGGTCGTCGCGGCAATTTCGCTGGGTCGCGCTGGACGATGCCTACGCCACCGGCAGCTCGATCATGCCGCAGAAAAAGAACCCGGACATTGCCGAACTGGCCCGGGGCAAGGCTGGCCGTTTGATCGGCAACCTCACCGGTTTGCTGTCGACGCTCAAATCCCTGCCGCTGTCGTACAACCGCGACTTGAGTGAAGACAAGAATGGCGTGCTCGACAGCGTCGACACCTTGTTGCTGGTGCTGCCAGCCATGGCCGGAATGGTTGCGACCATGAAGGTCAACGTCGAAGAACTGCGTCGTCAAGCGCCACTGGGCTTCACCCTCGCCACTGAAGTTGCTGACTGGCTGGCGGTGCGCGGCGTGCCGTTCAAGGAAGCGCATGAAATCACTGGTGCGCTGGTCCAGGCCTGCGAGAAACACGATATCGAACTGTGGGAGGCCTCCCCGGCGCTGCTGGCCGAGATCGACCCGCGCCTCAAACCGGAAGTGCGCGACAGCCTGACCCTCGAAGCCGCCATCGCTGCGCGCAGTGGCTGGGGCGGCACCGCGCCGCAGCAGGTGCGCGAGCAGATCGGCCGCTTGAAATCCGCCCTTGCCGCGCAGCACGAGTGGACCGAGAACTATCAGGGTTTCCGACTCTAA
- a CDS encoding amino acid ABC transporter permease encodes MSQTQAERLQRERKLAENQFDITQYHHVPRRYYGRIFFATVIVIAILGLVRAFAEGKIEWSYIGQFLTSQAIMWGLLNTIVMAVLAMALGIVFGVITAIMRMSANPILRYVAVTYTWLFRGTPLILQLLLWFNLALIFPTIGIPGLFEMDTVSLMTPFVAALLGLSINQGAYTAEVVRAGLLSVDTGQYEAAKSIGMPRLQALRRIILPQAMRVIIPPVGNEFIGMVKMTSLASVIQYSELLYNAQNIYYANARVMELLIVAGIWYLATVTVLSFGQSRLERRFARGAGKRS; translated from the coding sequence ATGAGCCAGACTCAGGCAGAACGACTCCAGCGGGAGCGAAAACTGGCGGAAAACCAGTTCGACATCACCCAGTACCACCACGTCCCCCGGCGTTACTACGGGCGGATTTTCTTCGCCACCGTGATCGTCATTGCGATTCTCGGGCTGGTGCGGGCCTTCGCCGAAGGCAAGATCGAATGGTCGTACATCGGCCAGTTCCTTACCTCACAGGCGATCATGTGGGGTTTGCTCAACACCATCGTCATGGCGGTCCTGGCGATGGCCCTGGGCATCGTCTTCGGGGTCATCACGGCGATCATGCGCATGTCGGCCAACCCGATCCTGCGTTATGTGGCAGTGACCTACACCTGGCTGTTTCGCGGTACGCCGCTGATTCTGCAACTGCTGTTGTGGTTCAACCTGGCGCTGATCTTCCCCACCATCGGCATCCCGGGTCTGTTCGAAATGGACACCGTGAGCCTGATGACGCCGTTCGTGGCCGCCCTGCTCGGTTTGAGCATCAACCAGGGCGCTTACACCGCCGAGGTGGTGCGTGCCGGGCTGCTCTCGGTGGACACCGGCCAGTACGAAGCGGCCAAGTCAATCGGCATGCCGCGCCTGCAAGCGCTGCGCCGGATCATCCTGCCGCAAGCCATGCGCGTAATCATTCCGCCGGTCGGTAACGAGTTTATCGGCATGGTGAAAATGACTTCGCTGGCGAGCGTCATCCAGTACTCCGAACTGCTCTACAACGCCCAGAACATCTACTACGCCAACGCCCGCGTGATGGAGCTGCTGATCGTCGCCGGTATCTGGTACCTGGCCACCGTCACCGTGCTGTCCTTCGGTCAAAGCCGTCTGGAGCGTCGTTTCGCTCGCGGCGCCGGCAAGCGTTCTTGA
- a CDS encoding amino acid ABC transporter ATP-binding protein: MRSIVKAVSLNKYYDQFHALKDVNIEVEQGEVLCIIGPSGSGKSTLLRCVNQLEKIDKGGLWVDGELVGYRVVGNKLHELNEAQIARQRLSTGMVFQRFNLFPHMTVLQNIIEGPCQVLKRSPKEAHEEALELLARVGLADKRDSYPIELSGGQQQRVAIARALAMRPKLMLFDEPTSALDPELVGEVLSVMRDLAQTGMTMIVVTHELGFAREVSNRMVFMDGGQIVEAGSPEEILISPQNPRTQSFISAVRT, encoded by the coding sequence ATGAGAAGCATCGTCAAGGCCGTGAGCCTGAACAAGTATTACGACCAGTTCCACGCGCTCAAGGACGTCAACATCGAAGTCGAGCAAGGCGAAGTGCTGTGCATCATCGGCCCGTCCGGCTCCGGCAAAAGTACCTTGCTGCGTTGCGTCAATCAGCTGGAAAAGATCGACAAGGGCGGCCTCTGGGTCGACGGCGAACTGGTGGGCTACCGCGTCGTCGGCAACAAACTGCACGAACTCAACGAGGCGCAGATCGCCCGTCAACGCCTGTCCACCGGCATGGTGTTCCAGCGATTCAACCTGTTCCCGCACATGACTGTGCTGCAAAACATCATCGAAGGGCCGTGCCAGGTGCTCAAGCGCTCGCCCAAAGAGGCGCACGAAGAAGCCTTGGAACTGCTCGCCCGCGTCGGCCTTGCCGACAAGCGCGACAGCTACCCGATCGAGCTTTCGGGTGGTCAGCAACAACGCGTCGCCATTGCTCGTGCATTGGCGATGCGTCCCAAGCTGATGCTGTTCGATGAACCCACTTCGGCACTCGACCCGGAACTGGTCGGTGAGGTGCTGTCGGTGATGCGCGACCTCGCGCAAACCGGCATGACCATGATCGTCGTCACCCATGAACTGGGCTTCGCCCGTGAGGTTTCCAACCGCATGGTGTTCATGGACGGCGGGCAGATCGTGGAGGCTGGAAGCCCCGAAGAAATACTAATAAGTCCGCAAAACCCGCGCACCCAAAGCTTCATTTCTGCCGTTCGAACCTAA
- a CDS encoding ABC transporter substrate-binding protein, whose translation MKNIVIPAVLASVMSCGFAFAAELPASIKEKGEVVVAIMPNYPPMDFKDPATNTLTGLDVDLGNALAERLGVKIKWQETGFEQMINALTTDRVDMVMSGMTDTAERQASVTFVDYFTSGPQFYTLQKNKDFNEITDLCGKKVGTSRRTTFPAEIAEYSKAHCEAAGKPAIVVVGTEGSADARAQLRQSRIDAAMQGSETLPYLKTQEKDMYKTVGLPISQQFTGLGVSKKKPELSEALKVALQSMVDDGTYQTILKKWDLELGAIKTVTINAGK comes from the coding sequence ATGAAGAACATAGTTATCCCCGCAGTACTCGCAAGCGTTATGTCTTGCGGCTTCGCCTTCGCCGCCGAGCTACCGGCCAGCATCAAGGAAAAAGGCGAGGTCGTGGTAGCGATCATGCCGAACTACCCGCCGATGGATTTCAAGGACCCGGCCACCAACACCCTCACCGGTCTCGACGTTGACCTGGGCAATGCCCTGGCCGAACGTCTGGGCGTGAAGATCAAATGGCAGGAAACCGGCTTCGAGCAAATGATCAATGCGCTGACCACTGACCGCGTGGACATGGTCATGTCGGGCATGACCGACACCGCCGAGCGCCAGGCCAGCGTGACCTTCGTCGACTACTTTACCAGCGGCCCGCAGTTCTACACCTTGCAGAAGAACAAGGACTTCAACGAGATCACCGACCTGTGCGGCAAGAAAGTCGGCACCAGCCGCCGTACCACCTTCCCGGCGGAAATCGCTGAATACAGCAAGGCCCACTGCGAAGCCGCCGGCAAACCGGCCATCGTGGTCGTCGGCACCGAAGGCTCGGCCGACGCCCGCGCGCAACTGCGCCAGAGCCGTATCGATGCGGCGATGCAGGGCAGCGAGACCCTGCCGTATCTCAAGACTCAGGAAAAGGATATGTACAAGACCGTGGGCCTGCCGATCTCCCAGCAGTTCACAGGCCTTGGCGTGAGCAAGAAAAAGCCTGAGCTGAGTGAGGCGTTGAAGGTGGCATTGCAGAGCATGGTGGATGACGGCACTTACCAGACCATCCTGAAAAAATGGGATCTGGAACTGGGTGCAATCAAAACCGTGACCATCAACGCCGGCAAGTAA
- a CDS encoding polysaccharide deacetylase — protein sequence MSSSPQPTWPDQHKACLALAFDLDGPTGDAMLNGSIWRKPEYFGFGGYGPYRALPRILDLLDDYRIPTTFFVPAWVVENWPKQCQAIVERGHEVAYHGYKHESFYALTLEQQKDVMKKSREVFWKHLNIRAEGFRTPSGDWRAETPAMLVEAGVTYSSSMRGDDRPYLVKVPGHETPLVEIPGRWEMDDYASLAYTRAPDFPCGLDRTASYELTLDNWCREYDGAMNEGLCLTTLFHPKITGKPGRILLLEKLFEHMRQRDDVWFATCREVAQWWLKEHHHG from the coding sequence ATGTCCTCCTCACCCCAACCCACTTGGCCCGACCAGCACAAAGCCTGCCTCGCCCTGGCCTTCGACCTTGATGGCCCGACTGGCGATGCGATGCTCAACGGCTCGATCTGGCGCAAGCCTGAGTATTTCGGTTTCGGCGGTTACGGCCCCTATCGGGCCTTGCCACGCATCCTCGATCTGCTCGACGACTACAGGATCCCGACGACGTTTTTCGTCCCGGCCTGGGTCGTGGAAAACTGGCCAAAGCAGTGCCAGGCGATTGTCGAGCGCGGGCATGAGGTGGCGTACCACGGCTACAAACACGAATCCTTTTACGCCCTGACGCTGGAACAGCAAAAGGACGTCATGAAGAAATCCCGCGAGGTGTTCTGGAAGCACCTGAACATCCGCGCCGAAGGTTTCCGCACCCCGTCCGGTGACTGGCGAGCCGAGACCCCGGCCATGCTGGTGGAAGCCGGCGTGACCTACTCCAGCAGCATGCGCGGCGATGACCGCCCGTACCTGGTGAAAGTGCCGGGCCATGAAACGCCACTGGTGGAAATCCCCGGCCGCTGGGAAATGGACGACTACGCCTCCCTCGCCTACACCCGTGCGCCGGACTTTCCTTGCGGGCTGGACCGCACCGCCAGCTACGAACTGACCCTCGACAACTGGTGCCGCGAATACGACGGCGCCATGAACGAGGGCCTGTGCCTGACCACCCTGTTCCACCCCAAAATCACCGGCAAACCCGGGCGCATCCTGCTGCTGGAGAAACTCTTCGAACACATGCGTCAGCGCGACGACGTGTGGTTCGCCACCTGCCGCGAAGTCGCCCAGTGGTGGCTCAAGGAGCATCACCATGGCTGA
- a CDS encoding polysaccharide deacetylase, whose product MADSTVWPKSYRCAVVLTVDYNDVHGILTQAPEVAGRDKTLSVWRYGSQRGVDRLLGLFAELGVKSSWCIPGIVAEENPEHIKAIQAGGHEIACAGYRHQNYDLLDLAEQNAEIAKGCDALTALTGQRPTGFRIPAGNGAPGFIEALRDQGIRWSSSWRGDDLPFAHPTAPEVIELPLHYELEDEPYFAFNLSPAVPPAQSRIASYSHTLGNLQMDFAGFHRFGLCYVLRLHPEIIATPGRIGVLRELLQGIQQHDDVWIATAGEVAQWWADSPVPVTEDHPASVYERHYRDYLV is encoded by the coding sequence ATGGCTGATTCCACCGTCTGGCCAAAAAGCTACCGCTGCGCCGTGGTCCTGACCGTCGATTACAACGACGTCCACGGCATCCTGACCCAAGCGCCGGAAGTCGCCGGGCGCGACAAGACGCTGTCGGTCTGGCGTTACGGCAGCCAACGCGGCGTCGACCGTTTACTCGGTTTGTTCGCCGAACTCGGCGTAAAAAGCAGTTGGTGCATTCCCGGCATCGTCGCCGAGGAAAACCCGGAACACATCAAGGCGATCCAGGCCGGCGGGCATGAAATCGCCTGCGCCGGCTATCGCCATCAGAACTACGACCTGCTCGATCTCGCTGAACAAAACGCCGAGATCGCCAAAGGATGCGACGCACTGACGGCATTGACCGGCCAGCGGCCAACCGGGTTCCGCATCCCGGCCGGTAATGGTGCGCCGGGCTTCATCGAGGCGTTGAGGGACCAAGGCATTCGCTGGTCCTCATCGTGGCGCGGCGATGATTTGCCGTTCGCCCACCCCACGGCACCCGAAGTGATCGAGCTGCCGTTGCACTACGAACTGGAAGACGAACCCTACTTCGCCTTCAACCTCAGCCCGGCGGTGCCGCCGGCGCAATCGCGAATCGCCTCTTACAGCCACACCCTGGGCAACCTGCAAATGGACTTCGCCGGGTTTCATCGGTTTGGCCTGTGTTACGTGCTGCGCCTGCACCCGGAAATCATCGCCACGCCGGGGCGGATTGGCGTGTTGCGAGAACTGCTCCAGGGCATCCAGCAGCACGATGATGTGTGGATCGCCACGGCTGGCGAGGTCGCGCAATGGTGGGCGGATTCCCCCGTACCCGTGACCGAGGATCACCCGGCATCAGTGTATGAACGGCATTATCGGGATTACCTCGTATGA
- a CDS encoding MmgE/PrpD family protein, whose protein sequence is MTERMQRLAQFCVDTNFEDLPPALVAQAKRHILDTFGVTLAGAGSEVAKQARLVFTGESGDTLVWGTDLRVGAAQAAILNGIAAHALELDDTGGCDHSGAVVLPAVMAAVSMQTEPVNGRELMTAVVIGYEVSRRVLEACGGYSAHNGAGWHSTATCGVFGAAAASARILGLDVAQTVSALGIAGSFSGGLWAFIHDGSQSKKLHSGRAAEGGLLAARFAQQGISGPKKLFEDAWGGFLRTLAGVASDPSALDADLGVVWKLARCSIKPYAACRGTHSAIDALGLLLDQLQVRADQIEDIDVSVCGFLQDMCGGQEVRTLAAAQMSLPYALAARLVHGHCRLEAYDEAQRSDPRIAHWMSRIRLEVDPQLFEDGEPVVSVRTLDGRQASLCVDPPLGAPGNPLSDAALEEKFFSLASRVMPREQAAELLEQLWRVEELESVEALGAWLGGLGGR, encoded by the coding sequence ATGACTGAACGCATGCAGCGACTGGCGCAGTTTTGCGTCGACACCAATTTTGAAGACTTGCCACCGGCCCTGGTGGCGCAAGCCAAACGGCACATCCTGGACACCTTCGGCGTGACATTGGCCGGGGCTGGCAGCGAAGTGGCGAAACAGGCGCGTCTGGTGTTTACCGGTGAGTCCGGCGACACCTTGGTCTGGGGCACGGACCTGCGGGTCGGCGCCGCTCAGGCCGCGATCCTCAACGGCATCGCCGCCCATGCCCTGGAACTGGACGACACCGGCGGCTGCGACCACTCCGGCGCGGTGGTGCTGCCGGCGGTGATGGCTGCGGTGTCGATGCAAACGGAACCGGTCAACGGTCGCGAGTTGATGACCGCCGTGGTAATTGGCTACGAAGTCAGCCGTCGCGTGCTCGAAGCCTGCGGCGGCTACTCGGCGCACAACGGCGCGGGCTGGCATTCGACCGCGACTTGCGGGGTGTTCGGCGCAGCAGCGGCGAGTGCGCGGATTCTCGGCCTGGACGTCGCGCAAACCGTGTCGGCACTCGGCATCGCTGGAAGTTTCAGCGGTGGTTTATGGGCCTTCATCCACGACGGCTCGCAGAGTAAAAAGCTGCACAGCGGTCGCGCGGCCGAAGGTGGATTGCTGGCGGCGCGGTTTGCTCAACAAGGCATCAGCGGGCCGAAGAAGTTGTTCGAGGATGCCTGGGGCGGGTTTCTCAGAACCCTGGCCGGCGTGGCTTCAGACCCGAGCGCACTCGATGCGGATCTGGGCGTCGTGTGGAAACTCGCGCGCTGCTCGATCAAGCCGTACGCCGCGTGCCGGGGGACGCATTCGGCGATCGATGCGTTGGGGTTGTTGCTGGATCAACTGCAGGTCCGCGCCGATCAGATTGAAGACATCGACGTTTCGGTGTGCGGGTTTCTTCAGGACATGTGCGGTGGCCAGGAGGTCCGCACCCTGGCGGCAGCGCAGATGAGCCTGCCGTATGCCCTCGCCGCTCGGCTGGTGCATGGGCATTGCCGGCTGGAGGCGTATGACGAAGCACAACGGAGCGATCCGCGGATTGCCCACTGGATGTCGCGCATTCGTCTTGAAGTGGACCCGCAACTGTTCGAGGATGGCGAGCCCGTTGTCAGCGTGCGGACCTTGGATGGTCGGCAGGCGAGCCTGTGTGTCGACCCGCCATTGGGTGCGCCGGGGAATCCGTTGAGTGATGCGGCGCTGGAGGAGAAGTTTTTCAGTCTGGCGTCGCGGGTGATGCCGCGGGAGCAAGCGGCAGAACTGCTTGAGCAATTGTGGCGGGTTGAAGAGCTGGAATCTGTCGAGGCACTGGGTGCATGGCTTGGGGGTTTGGGTGGTCGTTAA
- a CDS encoding MFS transporter yields the protein MATYSLVIRRLMIVSLTIVVSRAITSPLLTLFLSNKLGLNQQDVGLLLGIAVFIATLLALYGGYIIDRLEKRRLLILAMLSSAIGFVLLTFAENLYLTTATLVITETASALFLIGSKAILSENLPMGQRAKAFSLRYTLTNIGYATGPMLGVVIAGVYPIAPFLIAGGIAFFSIFLMIGIPKDSAQSPAIGQPQSFLKTLITLKNDRTLIMFTFGCLLSTVVHGRFTLYLSQYLLVTHDSKRALETMAALLACNAISVILLQYQIGRFLKREQLRYWIAGGTSLFIVGLIGFSLADSLVSWCVAMFIFTLGEMIIYPAEFLFVDTLAPEELRGSYYGAQNLAALGGALSPVICGFLLMHTPAPTMFYALSALTAMGGFLCFMSGRRVALQQK from the coding sequence GTGGCCACTTACTCGCTCGTAATCCGCCGGTTGATGATCGTTTCGCTGACCATCGTCGTCAGCCGCGCCATCACCAGCCCGCTGCTCACCTTGTTCCTGAGCAACAAGCTCGGCCTCAACCAACAAGACGTCGGCTTGTTGCTGGGTATCGCGGTGTTCATCGCCACCCTGCTCGCGCTCTACGGCGGTTACATCATCGACCGCCTCGAAAAGCGCCGGCTGCTGATCCTCGCCATGCTCTCCAGCGCCATCGGTTTCGTGCTGCTGACCTTTGCCGAAAACCTCTACCTGACCACCGCCACCCTGGTGATCACCGAAACCGCCTCGGCGCTGTTCCTGATCGGTTCGAAGGCGATCCTCAGCGAAAACCTGCCCATGGGCCAACGCGCCAAGGCCTTTTCGCTGCGCTACACCCTGACCAACATCGGCTATGCCACCGGCCCGATGCTCGGCGTGGTGATTGCCGGCGTGTACCCGATTGCGCCATTCCTGATTGCCGGCGGCATCGCGTTCTTCAGTATTTTCCTGATGATCGGGATTCCCAAGGACTCGGCCCAGTCACCTGCAATTGGCCAGCCCCAGAGTTTTCTCAAGACGCTGATCACCCTGAAAAACGACCGCACCCTGATCATGTTCACCTTCGGCTGCCTGCTCAGCACCGTGGTCCACGGCCGCTTCACCTTGTACCTGTCGCAATACCTGCTGGTGACTCACGACTCCAAACGGGCGCTGGAAACCATGGCTGCCCTGCTCGCCTGCAACGCCATCAGCGTAATCCTGCTGCAATACCAGATCGGTCGTTTCCTCAAGCGCGAACAACTGCGTTACTGGATCGCGGGCGGCACCAGCCTGTTCATCGTCGGGCTGATCGGCTTCAGCCTGGCCGACAGTCTGGTGAGCTGGTGCGTGGCGATGTTCATCTTCACCCTCGGCGAAATGATCATTTACCCCGCCGAATTCCTCTTCGTCGACACCCTGGCCCCGGAAGAACTGCGCGGCAGTTACTACGGCGCACAGAACCTCGCGGCCCTCGGCGGTGCGCTGAGCCCGGTGATTTGCGGATTCCTGCTGATGCACACGCCGGCACCGACGATGTTTTACGCATTGAGCGCGTTAACAGCCATGGGTGGGTTCCTGTGTTTCATGAGTGGCCGCCGCGTCGCTTTACAACAAAAATAA
- a CDS encoding HPP family protein — protein sequence MLARWLPAAVNTRPSEWSRAAIGMSLGTLFSVWLCAQVFGMEVAQHLIGPLGASAVLLFAVSSGALAQPWSILGGYLSAGVVALLVAHVLGRTLGSACLAAGMALILMCWLRCLHPPAGALALLLVLADPATIALDWKALGAVMLAALTMLLSALAYNNLTRIRYPKRAAEPVAVVPADHPPIDSQAITAQDLKLALAEMEAFFDVTPEDLEQLIHISELHAKRRSIGEVLSRRA from the coding sequence ATGCTCGCTCGCTGGTTACCCGCCGCCGTCAACACCCGTCCTTCCGAATGGAGCCGCGCCGCCATTGGCATGTCCTTGGGAACGCTGTTCAGCGTCTGGCTGTGCGCTCAAGTGTTCGGCATGGAAGTGGCCCAGCATCTGATCGGGCCGCTGGGTGCCTCGGCGGTGCTGCTGTTCGCGGTGTCCTCCGGTGCCCTCGCGCAGCCGTGGTCGATTCTCGGCGGATACTTGAGCGCCGGCGTTGTGGCGCTACTTGTCGCTCACGTACTGGGGCGAACCCTCGGCAGTGCTTGCCTGGCGGCCGGCATGGCGCTGATTCTGATGTGCTGGTTGCGTTGCCTGCATCCGCCGGCCGGGGCGTTGGCGCTGCTGTTGGTGTTGGCCGACCCGGCGACCATCGCGCTGGACTGGAAAGCTCTCGGCGCGGTGATGCTCGCCGCATTGACCATGCTGCTCAGCGCCCTGGCCTATAACAACCTGACGCGCATTCGCTACCCCAAACGTGCCGCAGAACCGGTGGCCGTGGTGCCGGCCGATCATCCGCCGATCGACAGTCAGGCGATCACCGCGCAGGACTTGAAACTGGCGTTGGCGGAGATGGAAGCGTTCTTCGATGTCACGCCGGAAGACCTTGAACAACTGATTCATATCAGTGAGTTGCACGCTAAACGTCGCAGTATTGGTGAAGTGTTGTCACGTCGCGCATAG
- a CDS encoding DUF6124 family protein, with product MFKPTPNLPETDDVSPHESTDYKKLNEAAERALDFHFPSNADIKATPRTRSTLFSVDPEATTETLAVYLVETLASVDVMVHQLVDHLEGESRYALLGISNSIMMAEITANRVLDNVGPQG from the coding sequence ATGTTCAAACCAACACCCAACCTACCCGAAACCGACGACGTTTCCCCCCACGAATCCACCGATTACAAAAAGCTCAACGAAGCCGCCGAGCGAGCCCTCGACTTCCATTTCCCATCGAACGCCGACATCAAAGCCACCCCGCGAACACGCAGCACCCTGTTTTCCGTAGACCCAGAGGCCACGACTGAAACCCTGGCGGTGTATCTGGTCGAGACGCTGGCCTCGGTTGATGTGATGGTGCACCAGTTGGTGGATCATCTGGAGGGGGAGTCGCGTTACGCGCTTTTGGGTATTTCTAACAGCATCATGATGGCGGAGATTACGGCGAACCGGGTGCTGGATAACGTCGGCCCGCAGGGCTAG